The proteins below come from a single Ruegeria sp. SCSIO 43209 genomic window:
- the rnc gene encoding ribonuclease III: protein MKLSAEIKAFQQRLGYEFSDPELLVRALTHGSVSSATRPDNQRLEFLGDRVLGLVMATALLEADKKASEGQLAPRFNALVRKEACADVARQIDLGAVLKLGRSEMLSGGRRKQALLGDAMEAVIAAIYRDAGFEAARDVILALWGDRIHKVEADARDAKTSLQEWAQARGQKPPAYVEVKRTGPDHAPIFTIAARLQDGTEAQATAGSKRQAEQAAAKALLEQLS, encoded by the coding sequence TTGAAGCTATCGGCTGAGATAAAGGCGTTCCAGCAGCGCTTGGGGTATGAGTTTTCCGACCCTGAACTGCTGGTGCGCGCGCTGACCCACGGCTCGGTGTCTTCTGCCACGCGCCCCGACAATCAGCGTCTTGAATTTCTGGGCGACCGCGTCCTGGGCCTCGTCATGGCCACTGCTTTGCTTGAGGCCGACAAGAAAGCTTCCGAAGGCCAACTGGCCCCCCGTTTCAACGCGCTGGTGCGCAAGGAAGCCTGCGCCGATGTGGCCCGCCAGATTGATCTGGGTGCGGTGCTGAAACTGGGCCGGTCCGAGATGCTGTCCGGAGGTCGTCGCAAGCAGGCCTTGCTGGGCGACGCGATGGAGGCGGTCATCGCGGCCATCTACCGCGACGCAGGATTCGAGGCTGCCCGAGACGTGATCCTCGCCCTCTGGGGCGATCGCATCCACAAGGTCGAGGCCGACGCCCGCGACGCCAAAACCTCGCTTCAGGAATGGGCGCAGGCCCGCGGTCAGAAACCCCCTGCATATGTCGAGGTCAAACGCACCGGCCCCGACCACGCTCCGATCTTCACCATCGCCGCGCGCCTGCAGGACGGGACCGAGGCGCAGGCTACCGCCGGCTCCAAGCGACAAGCCGAACAAGCCGCGGCAAAGGCGTTGTTGGAACAGTTGTCTTGA
- the lepB gene encoding signal peptidase I gives MAEEAKSGNAVWETIKTIVYALLIAGVFRTLFFQPFWIPSGSMKQTLLIGDFLFVNKMAYGYSYASCPSLIIPSVGLNIDAEDVCGWMQGDDNSRLLGGDPERGDVIVFRHPVTGRDYIKRLIGLPGDRIQIRGGQIILNDTPVPQQPDGVFTEVAEPQGPQGLRPRCSNGPVGIGGVCEKNRLIETLPNGVSYDVLNIGNQGSDNTGVYTVPEGHYFFMGDNRDNSADSRLPQSAGGVGFVPYENLIGRADRIMFSSAGRSMLFFWTWRGDRFFKAVN, from the coding sequence ATGGCCGAGGAAGCCAAATCCGGAAACGCCGTCTGGGAGACGATCAAAACTATCGTCTACGCCCTGCTGATCGCGGGCGTTTTCCGCACGCTTTTCTTTCAGCCGTTCTGGATTCCCTCAGGCTCCATGAAGCAGACGCTGCTGATCGGTGATTTCCTCTTCGTCAATAAGATGGCCTATGGCTATTCCTACGCGTCCTGCCCTAGCCTGATCATCCCCAGCGTCGGCCTGAACATCGATGCCGAGGATGTGTGCGGTTGGATGCAGGGTGATGACAACTCCCGTCTGCTGGGTGGCGATCCCGAGCGGGGCGATGTCATCGTCTTCCGCCATCCGGTAACAGGGCGCGACTATATCAAGCGACTGATCGGCCTGCCGGGTGATCGTATCCAGATTCGTGGAGGCCAAATCATCCTCAACGACACTCCTGTGCCGCAGCAACCCGATGGTGTGTTCACCGAAGTTGCTGAACCGCAGGGCCCACAAGGCCTGCGCCCGCGCTGTTCCAACGGTCCCGTCGGGATCGGCGGTGTTTGCGAAAAGAACCGCCTGATCGAGACCTTGCCAAATGGTGTTTCCTACGACGTGCTGAACATCGGCAATCAGGGCTCCGACAATACCGGGGTCTATACCGTACCCGAGGGCCATTATTTCTTCATGGGCGACAACCGCGACAACTCGGCCGACAGCCGTCTGCCGCAATCCGCCGGAGGCGTTGGCTTTGTGCCGTACGAAAACCTGATCGGTCGCGCCGACCGGATTATGTTCTCCTCCGCTGGCCGGTCCATGCTGTTCTTCTGGACATGGCGCGGTGATCGTTTCTTCAAGGCGGTCAATTGA
- the acpS gene encoding holo-ACP synthase — MILGIGTDLANIDRIQGALDRFGDRFRNRVFTETEQRKAERRADTAGTYAKRWAAKEACSKALGTGLRMGIAWKDMAVTNLRTGQPVMHVTGWAAERLKEMTPEGHEAIIHVTLTDDHPWAQAFVVIEARPLQEAPAQP; from the coding sequence ATGATCCTCGGCATCGGCACCGACCTCGCTAATATTGACCGCATTCAGGGCGCGCTCGACCGGTTCGGCGACCGCTTCCGTAACCGTGTCTTCACTGAAACCGAACAGCGCAAGGCTGAGCGTCGCGCCGATACTGCGGGCACCTACGCCAAACGCTGGGCCGCGAAAGAGGCGTGCTCGAAGGCGTTAGGCACCGGCCTGCGGATGGGGATCGCGTGGAAAGACATGGCGGTGACCAACCTGCGCACCGGCCAGCCCGTCATGCATGTCACCGGTTGGGCCGCCGAGCGTCTGAAAGAAATGACTCCCGAAGGCCACGAGGCGATCATCCACGTCACCCTGACCGATGATCACCCCTGGGCGCAGGCCTTTGTGGTGATCGAGGCCCGTCCGCTGCAAGAAGCACCCGCGCAGCCTTGA
- a CDS encoding NADPH:quinone reductase: MKAITYRGFGAAADVLELVDLPTPNPGPGDVLVRVHASGINPSDVKLRGGARPGAVMQYPMVVPHSDGAGVIEAVGEGVDPARVGERVWIWNGQWQRAFGTGAEYIALPSEQAVFLPDTTGFAEGACFGIPALTAWYALYCDGPITDQTVLVTGGAGTVGRYACQMAALGGARVITTVSSDEKAAHSGASEWINYRTQDVAEAAMDMTNGAGIDRIVEVDFAANQPASLSMIRPGGTIASYASASQMKPELDFYGFMFKNIRLHMLIVYQLDAAARRRGEAQLGQWLEQGALSHAVVPGGGLMDAANAHAMVEAGQKLGTVVLEV, from the coding sequence ATGAAAGCAATCACCTATCGCGGATTTGGTGCGGCGGCGGATGTCCTTGAGTTGGTCGACCTGCCCACGCCCAACCCCGGCCCAGGCGACGTTCTTGTCCGGGTCCATGCCAGCGGCATCAACCCCTCAGACGTCAAGCTGCGCGGCGGCGCGCGCCCTGGCGCTGTGATGCAATACCCGATGGTTGTTCCCCACTCGGACGGGGCCGGAGTGATTGAGGCCGTAGGCGAAGGGGTCGATCCCGCGCGCGTCGGCGAACGTGTCTGGATCTGGAACGGCCAATGGCAACGCGCTTTTGGCACTGGGGCCGAATACATCGCGCTCCCCTCCGAACAGGCCGTATTCCTTCCAGATACGACCGGCTTCGCCGAGGGCGCGTGTTTTGGTATCCCCGCCTTGACTGCATGGTACGCGCTCTATTGTGACGGACCGATCACTGACCAGACCGTGCTTGTGACCGGCGGCGCAGGCACGGTCGGACGCTACGCCTGCCAGATGGCCGCACTGGGCGGCGCACGCGTTATCACAACGGTCAGTTCAGATGAAAAAGCCGCCCATTCCGGCGCGTCCGAATGGATCAACTACCGCACGCAAGACGTGGCCGAGGCGGCGATGGACATGACCAACGGCGCAGGCATAGACCGCATTGTCGAGGTTGATTTCGCCGCCAACCAACCCGCTTCCCTTTCTATGATCCGCCCCGGTGGCACCATCGCCAGCTATGCCTCGGCTTCGCAAATGAAGCCCGAACTGGATTTCTATGGCTTCATGTTCAAGAACATCCGCCTGCATATGCTGATCGTCTACCAACTCGACGCCGCGGCCCGCCGTCGTGGCGAGGCGCAGTTGGGCCAGTGGCTGGAACAAGGCGCACTGTCGCACGCCGTCGTCCCCGGCGGAGGGCTGATGGATGCGGCAAATGCACACGCAATGGTCGAGGCGGGGCAAAAGCTCGGGACCGTTGTGTTGGAGGTCTGA
- a CDS encoding Dabb family protein: MIRHCVMLRLKPDHDTAELAAVMDGLGAVADRLSGCGGFIHGPNRDFEAKSPSYPYGFTLDFAAQADLQRYASDETHQQLGARLVALCVDGAEGVLVFDLETPDAADQ; this comes from the coding sequence ATGATCCGACATTGCGTGATGCTGCGACTCAAGCCCGATCACGACACCGCAGAGCTTGCAGCTGTGATGGATGGGCTGGGCGCGGTCGCAGACCGTTTGTCTGGCTGCGGTGGCTTCATCCACGGCCCCAACCGCGATTTTGAGGCAAAATCCCCAAGCTATCCCTACGGCTTCACGCTGGATTTCGCGGCTCAGGCCGACCTACAGCGCTACGCCAGTGACGAAACCCACCAGCAACTTGGCGCACGGCTTGTCGCGCTGTGCGTGGATGGGGCCGAGGGCGTCTTGGTGTTCGATCTGGAAACGCCCGACGCGGCTGACCAATAG
- a CDS encoding LysE family translocator codes for MITPGFVAIWFAWLMAGGSPGPATMGIAGTAMNEGRTAGLAFALGICAGSAAWGIAAALGLSAIMLANVWVFEVIRYIGVAYLGWLALKALRRALTSDEVALGNPVTGSLGTIFAKGAAIHLTNPKAILSWGSIYAIVAPNDASLAMLLGYFAMLYAGSLLIFIGYAFLFSSARMVNAYRRARRWFDFAFAGFFGVASYKILTVRLS; via the coding sequence ATGATCACACCCGGCTTTGTTGCGATCTGGTTTGCATGGCTCATGGCCGGGGGCTCTCCGGGCCCTGCCACCATGGGCATCGCCGGAACCGCCATGAACGAAGGCCGCACCGCCGGTCTGGCCTTTGCGCTGGGCATCTGCGCCGGGTCCGCCGCGTGGGGCATCGCCGCCGCACTGGGGCTGTCGGCGATCATGCTGGCCAATGTCTGGGTGTTCGAGGTGATCCGCTATATCGGCGTCGCTTATCTGGGCTGGCTGGCGCTCAAGGCGCTGCGCCGCGCGCTGACTTCGGATGAGGTCGCGCTGGGCAATCCGGTCACCGGCTCATTGGGCACGATATTTGCCAAGGGTGCAGCGATCCATCTGACCAACCCCAAGGCGATCCTCAGCTGGGGCTCGATCTACGCCATCGTTGCGCCAAATGACGCCAGCCTTGCTATGCTGCTGGGTTATTTCGCCATGCTCTATGCGGGTTCACTGCTGATCTTCATCGGCTACGCCTTCTTGTTTTCGTCTGCGCGCATGGTCAACGCCTATCGCCGCGCCCGCCGTTGGTTTGATTTTGCCTTCGCGGGTTTCTTTGGCGTGGCCAGCTACAAGATTCTCACGGTGCGCCTGTCATGA
- a CDS encoding pyridoxine 5'-phosphate synthase has protein sequence MSDNRLRLGVNIDHVATVRNARGGAYPDPLRAARIAEEAGADGITAHLREDRRHISDADIDGLMEILSVPLNFEMAATDEMQKIALRHKPHAVCIVPEKREERTTEGGLEVAREENKLAHFIAPLRDVGCRVSIFIAADQRQIDAAHRIGAEVIELHTGAYCDFHAEGKLDDAARELEALREMSAYAHSLGLEVHAGHGLTYDTVQPVAAFPEVRELNIGHFLIGEAIFRGLTPAVHEMRRLMDEARA, from the coding sequence ATGTCTGACAACCGTTTGCGTCTGGGCGTGAATATCGACCACGTAGCCACCGTGCGGAATGCGCGCGGCGGGGCCTATCCCGACCCACTACGCGCCGCCCGGATCGCGGAAGAGGCCGGGGCCGACGGCATCACAGCACATCTGCGCGAAGATCGCCGCCACATCTCGGACGCCGATATCGACGGGTTGATGGAGATCCTGTCGGTGCCGCTGAACTTCGAGATGGCCGCAACCGACGAGATGCAGAAAATCGCCCTGCGCCACAAGCCGCACGCCGTCTGCATCGTTCCCGAAAAGCGCGAGGAACGCACAACCGAAGGGGGGTTAGAAGTCGCGCGCGAGGAAAATAAGCTGGCCCATTTCATTGCGCCCTTGCGCGATGTGGGCTGCCGCGTGTCGATCTTCATCGCCGCCGACCAGCGCCAGATCGACGCCGCCCACCGCATTGGGGCTGAGGTGATCGAACTGCACACCGGTGCCTATTGCGATTTCCACGCCGAAGGCAAACTGGACGACGCCGCGCGCGAACTGGAAGCCCTGCGCGAGATGTCCGCCTATGCCCATTCGCTGGGTCTTGAAGTTCATGCGGGTCACGGGCTGACTTACGACACCGTGCAACCGGTGGCGGCCTTCCCTGAAGTGCGAGAGCTGAATATCGGCCACTTCCTGATCGGCGAGGCCATCTTTCGCGGCCTCACCCCTGCGGTTCACGAAATGCGCCGCCTGATGGACGAGGCGCGGGCATGA
- a CDS encoding DUF2062 domain-containing protein, translated as MVFKRRDRRSPVQVASEFVYPRGGWTRAFHYVKHRVRRLPDSPERIARGIGAGVFASFTPFYGLHFLVAAVLARLLNGNILAALSGTFFGNPLTYVPIAVISLQTGHFLLGTKFRKDDTDGLMGKFADAMGDLKDNCIAMFTHREADWHGLSRFYDDVFFPYMIGGVIPGIVAGVICAYLSLPLIRTYQQRRRARIKAKFEQIKRLAQAEADVPPTKPLGSTSGTMKDSKDV; from the coding sequence GTGGTTTTCAAGCGCCGAGATCGCCGCTCGCCTGTCCAAGTCGCGTCAGAGTTCGTCTATCCGCGCGGCGGATGGACCCGTGCCTTTCACTATGTCAAACATCGGGTTCGGCGCCTGCCTGACAGCCCGGAACGCATCGCGCGTGGCATCGGGGCAGGGGTGTTTGCCTCGTTCACGCCTTTCTATGGCTTGCATTTCCTGGTCGCCGCCGTGCTGGCGCGGCTGCTGAACGGCAACATTCTTGCCGCGCTCAGCGGCACGTTCTTTGGCAATCCCCTGACCTATGTGCCGATCGCGGTCATAAGCCTGCAAACCGGGCATTTCCTGCTGGGGACCAAGTTCCGCAAAGACGATACCGATGGGTTGATGGGGAAATTTGCGGATGCGATGGGCGATCTCAAGGACAATTGCATCGCCATGTTCACCCATCGCGAGGCGGACTGGCACGGGCTTAGCCGGTTCTATGACGATGTGTTCTTTCCTTATATGATCGGCGGGGTCATTCCAGGCATCGTGGCCGGAGTGATCTGCGCCTATCTTAGCCTGCCGCTTATCCGTACTTATCAGCAACGCCGCCGCGCCAGAATCAAAGCGAAGTTTGAACAAATCAAACGCCTTGCTCAGGCAGAGGCTGACGTTCCCCCGACAAAACCACTAGGCTCGACCTCAGGGACAATGAAGGATTCGAAAGATGTCTGA